Within Halalkalibaculum roseum, the genomic segment CAGCCAAAGTGCTCTGCCCAAAATAGATTCCTGTTAGCCCAATACGACGATTCTCCCTTAATCAAATTCATTACCGTTGCCACATTTTGATCAGTTGATAAAGAGATAAGAGCATGCAGGTGATCAAGCCAACCGTTGATATTAAGTAGATGAATGTTCTTTCCCGTGGCATATTCCCGAATGTGACAGCATAAAGCATCTTTATTAAACTTGCTCATCAAAGGTTTCCTTTCTTTGACCGACCAAACAGCATGCAAAACCAGCCGAGTATAAGGCATAATGTGTTCAGATAAATTATTCTTTGGAATAACTGTTAGACCGACAAATTGAGTATTCCTTACAGCCCGGTTTACAAATTATCAGCCTCCTTTTACTATAAGTTTGGTACAAAGCCAAGTAGGTTCATTCTAGCAAACTGCCCCATTATAGCCTCCAATCATTGCCCCGTCCTTCAGGTCGGGGAATAAAAAGAT encodes:
- the tnpA gene encoding IS200/IS605 family transposase — protein: MPYTRLVLHAVWSVKERKPLMSKFNKDALCCHIREYATGKNIHLLNINGWLDHLHALISLSTDQNVATVMNLIKGESSYWANRNLFWAEHFGWQDDYFAVSVSRSHEERVYRYIENQEKHHRRKTYLDEYYEFIDRFKFENNLSKS